One Chiloscyllium plagiosum isolate BGI_BamShark_2017 unplaced genomic scaffold, ASM401019v2 scaf_13139, whole genome shotgun sequence genomic region harbors:
- the LOC122546938 gene encoding zinc-binding protein A33-like: MASRQQGESLTEGLICPICQDFFTDPVTLDCGLNFCHSCITQSWENQEINSCPECNQEFPQRNLKINQALTNLAKIAQKLSLKLQEKESMFHCEEHEKELKLFCETDKKLICVICRDSRKHGEHHFIPVKEAVEIYQDRVKSSLDSLTALELKQQQKQKISQIQEESSSLQTHVKSEFTKMHQILTEKEQSLLRDLREQEENILKTMEQNLCEFQENLNSIQKKFSRLEKQLEQKDRVLFLKEEVSRKTRISDEAVNDASLTDGVLSTEKFNSLPFPVWREMLDAIKPGKAQISSYVLIYILNFRLLCIQLPKAA, from the exons ATGGCTTCCAGACAGCAGGGAGAGAGTTTAACCGAGGGGTTAATCTGTCCCATTTGTCAGGATTTCTTCACCGATCCGGTTACACTGGATTGTGGGCTCAATTTCTGCCACTCCTGTATCACCCAGAGTTGGGAAAACCAGGAGATAAACTCCTGCCCGGAATGTAATCAGGAATTTCCACAAAGAAACCTCAAGATAAATCAGGCTTTGACGAATCTGGCCAAAATAGCTCAAAAATTAAGTCTGAAACTGCAAGAGAAGGAAAGTATGTTTCACTGTGAGGAACATGAGAAAGAATTGAAGCTGTTTTGTGAAACTGACAAGAAACTGATCTGTGTGATTTGTAGAGATTCCCGGAAACACGGGGAGCACCACTTCATCCCGGTtaaagaagctgttgaaatctatCAG GATCGGGTGAAGTCTTCCTTAGATTCTCTGACAGCTCTAGAATTGaagcagcagcagaaacaaaaGATTTCACAAATTCAG GAGGAATCCAGCAGCCTGCAGACCCACGTCAAATCCGAGTTCACTAAAATGCACCAGATTCTCACTGAGAAGGAGCAGAGTTTACTCCGAGATCTCAGGGAACAAGAGGAAAACATTCTCAAAACAATGGAGCAAAATCTTTGTGAATTTCAagagaatttaaattctattcaaAAGAAATTCTCAAGGTTGGAGAAACAGTTGGAACAAAAAGACAGAGTGCTATTTCTGAAG gagGAAGTATCTCGGAAGACGAG GATTAGTGATGAGGCTGTCAATGATGCATCATTAACAGATGGTGTCCTGTCCACTGAAAAATTCAACAGTTTACCGTTTCCAGTGTGGAGAGAAATGCTGGATGCCATTAAACCTGGTAAAGCTCAAATAAGTTCCTATGTCCTGATTTATATTTTGAACTTCAGACTGTTATGTATACAATTACCAAAGGCAGCATAA